A window of the Dickeya dianthicola NCPPB 453 genome harbors these coding sequences:
- the rplY gene encoding 50S ribosomal protein L25, with product MITINAEVRKEQGKGASRRLRITGKFPAIVYGGSEAPVSIELDHDIIKNLEDRNSEALFGEIALVVDGKETKVKIQAVQRHPFKPKLTHIDFVRI from the coding sequence ATGATTACTATCAACGCAGAAGTACGTAAAGAGCAGGGTAAGGGTGCGAGCCGCCGCCTGCGCATTACCGGTAAATTCCCCGCCATCGTTTACGGCGGCAGCGAAGCGCCGGTTTCCATCGAACTGGACCACGATATCATTAAAAACCTGGAAGATCGCAACAGCGAAGCCCTGTTCGGTGAAATCGCCCTGGTTGTCGATGGCAAAGAAACCAAAGTAAAAATCCAGGCTGTTCAGCGTCATCCGTTCAAGCCGAAACTGACTCACATCGACTTCGTTCGCATTTAA